Proteins from a genomic interval of Treponema brennaborense DSM 12168:
- a CDS encoding glycosyltransferase, with translation MNENVAIVILNYNTFEDTVECVNSIRKQDYPKDLIHIVIVDNKSTDNSANLLKKTLSGQNIHFLQSKKNLGFANGNNLGILYAREVLHTDYVYLVNSDIEFFDENVLSETFDAVEPNIAVVAPEIINSKNEPAYLSRLTVPTVAEQKKEYFKRKLYLTIVKHNFLNAIYSKFKKTRNLYVPPVYDGKASRQPEISNDIWLPGCGFLLTPYYFSHYKMLYPYTFMYYEESILSVLCRLGGGVKLKFFNTSRLLHKDGKSTDTLCKKTEQVSLAKLEMFCHGSKILLDVMKLSYQKIQKRIDKYPLSLEKDCSFTGVLK, from the coding sequence GTGAATGAAAATGTTGCAATTGTCATACTGAATTACAATACTTTTGAAGATACGGTAGAATGTGTGAATTCTATTCGCAAACAGGATTATCCAAAAGATCTTATTCATATTGTTATTGTTGATAATAAGTCTACGGATAATTCAGCAAATTTGTTAAAAAAAACACTTTCGGGACAAAATATACATTTTTTACAAAGCAAGAAAAACTTGGGTTTTGCCAATGGCAATAATTTAGGAATTTTGTATGCTCGTGAAGTTCTGCATACAGACTATGTGTATCTGGTAAATAGTGATATAGAATTTTTTGATGAAAATGTACTTTCAGAAACATTTGATGCTGTTGAACCCAATATTGCTGTTGTTGCTCCTGAAATAATTAACTCAAAAAATGAACCTGCATACCTTTCTCGTTTGACAGTTCCTACGGTTGCAGAGCAGAAAAAAGAATATTTTAAGCGGAAACTATATTTGACAATTGTGAAGCATAATTTTCTGAATGCAATTTATTCAAAATTCAAGAAAACAAGAAATTTGTATGTTCCACCTGTCTATGATGGAAAAGCAAGTCGTCAACCAGAAATTTCAAATGATATATGGCTGCCAGGCTGCGGATTTTTATTAACTCCCTACTATTTTAGCCATTACAAAATGCTTTATCCATATACATTTATGTATTATGAAGAATCTATACTTTCTGTTTTATGCAGACTGGGGGGGGGGGTAAAATTAAAGTTTTTCAACACATCGCGGCTGCTTCATAAAGATGGAAAATCAACAGATACGCTTTGCAAGAAGACAGAGCAAGTTTCACTTGCAAAGCTGGAAATGTTTTGTCATGGAAGTAAAATTTTGCTTGATGTTATGAAACTTTCATATCAGAAAATTCAGAAACGCATAGATAAATATCCGCTTTCTTTAGAAAAGGACTGTTCATTTACAGGAGTTTTAAAATGA
- a CDS encoding glycosyltransferase: MRRTITAHTMVKNEDRFIWFAIMSVIDYVDKMIIFDTGSTDNTVAIIQSIIGSGYEDKIIFEEKGDVDRTRLGVLRQEMLEKTETDYFMILDGDEIWWKDSIEELIAIANSAEEPLLVAQHYINCAKDIFHYRKPGRDVFAFLDKNEASTIRLYSTKIPGIHCGGYYGIEGFFDGDNNEVQCGKYQISWQKEKYFHTSYIQRSSNQNKDLKAFSRMSKLFMSYDYKFPKNYKFPEVFYETYPALVCSPFKRNIFSLRTFGYFLLDTLRLRLIINLFRKNQYQEGK, from the coding sequence ATGAGAAGAACAATAACAGCTCATACGATGGTAAAAAATGAGGACAGATTCATTTGGTTTGCTATCATGTCTGTAATTGATTATGTGGACAAAATGATTATTTTCGATACCGGTTCTACGGATAATACTGTCGCAATAATACAGAGTATCATTGGATCAGGCTATGAGGATAAAATTATTTTTGAAGAAAAAGGCGATGTTGACCGCACTCGACTTGGTGTATTGCGACAGGAAATGCTTGAAAAAACTGAGACTGATTATTTTATGATTTTGGATGGCGATGAAATCTGGTGGAAAGATTCTATCGAAGAACTCATAGCAATTGCAAATTCAGCAGAAGAACCGTTATTAGTCGCTCAGCATTACATAAATTGTGCAAAGGACATTTTTCATTACCGAAAACCAGGAAGGGATGTTTTTGCTTTTCTAGATAAAAATGAGGCATCAACAATCCGATTGTATTCAACGAAAATACCCGGCATTCATTGCGGCGGCTATTACGGAATAGAAGGATTTTTTGACGGCGACAACAATGAAGTTCAGTGCGGTAAATATCAGATTTCATGGCAAAAAGAAAAGTATTTTCATACATCATATATTCAGCGCTCGTCAAATCAAAACAAAGATTTAAAGGCTTTCTCTCGGATGAGCAAACTTTTTATGTCTTATGATTATAAATTCCCAAAAAACTACAAATTTCCCGAAGTTTTCTATGAAACTTATCCGGCGCTTGTCTGTTCTCCATTCAAAAGAAATATCTTTTCATTAAGAACATTTGGGTATTTTCTGCTTGATACCCTGCGTTTGCGCCTGATTATAAATTTATTCAGAAAGAATCAATATCAGGAGGGGAAATAA
- a CDS encoding glycosyltransferase family 4 protein — protein MQKICLVTCGDLPVPAVQGGAVETLLQLLAEENERQLKCEFVIISRLYEKAFEESKKYRHTQFLYNRADTWLEQKLQFISRTANKLCKILFRTEIPVYSAWYKRSYKLAVACKPDFVVFEGGNMPASFSVFNKTFTQDRLAIHLHGNWFPSPFVSRLFGRVISVSKFVNDEYLSSCTNKDIKPFVVLNTVNQSAFRSKISADERNVIRRKYGFTDSDFVIVFCGRICAEKGVHELEKAVLNAEKNVKLLIIGSPQYANGTTSSYLKEAMRLGQIEAGRIVFTGFVHNKEVYKLYKSCECMALPSLWEEPCALVQIESMTAGMPLVVTRSGGIPEYVTEKCAIILERDEQLVSNMTETFNKLCHSPEDCLSMSKASLERAREFSLERFYASFLECFS, from the coding sequence ATGCAGAAAATTTGTTTGGTTACATGCGGCGATTTGCCAGTCCCTGCAGTTCAGGGAGGGGCTGTTGAAACTCTTTTGCAGCTTCTTGCGGAAGAAAATGAACGGCAACTAAAGTGTGAATTTGTTATTATATCTCGCTTGTATGAAAAGGCTTTTGAAGAAAGTAAAAAATACAGGCATACACAGTTTTTATATAATCGTGCAGATACGTGGCTTGAGCAAAAATTGCAGTTTATTTCTCGTACTGCAAACAAATTGTGCAAAATACTTTTTAGAACAGAAATACCGGTTTATTCTGCGTGGTATAAGCGCTCTTATAAACTCGCAGTTGCCTGTAAACCTGATTTTGTTGTCTTTGAGGGCGGGAATATGCCCGCTTCGTTTTCTGTATTCAATAAAACTTTTACACAGGACAGATTGGCTATTCATTTGCATGGAAATTGGTTTCCGTCACCGTTTGTATCCCGTCTGTTTGGTCGTGTTATCAGTGTAAGTAAATTTGTGAATGATGAATATCTTTCTTCCTGTACAAACAAAGATATTAAACCGTTTGTAGTACTGAATACAGTAAATCAGTCAGCCTTTAGAAGTAAAATCTCGGCAGACGAACGAAACGTGATTCGGCGTAAATACGGATTTACAGATTCTGATTTTGTCATTGTATTTTGCGGACGGATTTGTGCAGAGAAAGGTGTGCATGAACTGGAAAAAGCCGTATTGAATGCAGAAAAAAATGTAAAGCTTTTGATCATCGGAAGCCCCCAATATGCAAACGGAACAACGTCATCGTATTTAAAGGAAGCCATGCGCCTTGGTCAGATTGAGGCAGGACGCATTGTTTTTACAGGATTCGTTCATAATAAAGAGGTATATAAACTTTACAAGTCTTGTGAATGCATGGCTCTTCCCAGTTTATGGGAAGAGCCATGCGCCTTGGTACAGATTGAGAGCATGACAGCAGGGATGCCGTTAGTTGTTACCCGTTCAGGCGGTATTCCAGAATATGTAACAGAAAAATGCGCAATAATTTTGGAACGTGATGAACAATTGGTATCAAATATGACTGAAACGTTTAATAAACTTTGCCATTCGCCGGAAGATTGTTTGTCAATGTCAAAAGCAAGTCTTGAACGTGCAAGAGAATTTTCATTGGAACGGTTTTACGCTTCTTTTTTGGAGTGTTTTTCATGA
- a CDS encoding glycosyltransferase family 25 protein, with the protein MNTYVINLPRDAERKRYMQKILQEQNFKNVVFVEAVYGKSLSAQEKERLFDSAAFTKKYAKLPNDAQIGCTLSHRKCYEEFLQSGEKSCLILEDDIAPKSEMMPVVKKIQQFLESKEEPAIVLLSGWFWYTKKEFFAGNALGSLYSGFLAHSYMLNARGAELLLAQKPYYVADDWYEFRKNFGIKMYGLLSHIINQQWNGNFKSNTDSLSIKYEKGFICAKLALRFKGLAQKMLALIGHYEGVE; encoded by the coding sequence ATGAATACGTATGTAATAAATCTACCTCGTGATGCAGAACGAAAAAGATATATGCAGAAAATTCTGCAGGAACAGAACTTCAAAAACGTTGTTTTTGTTGAGGCTGTCTATGGAAAATCTCTTTCTGCGCAAGAAAAAGAACGGCTTTTTGACAGCGCTGCATTTACAAAAAAATATGCAAAACTCCCGAATGATGCACAGATTGGCTGCACATTAAGCCATCGAAAATGCTATGAGGAATTTTTACAGTCAGGAGAAAAATCTTGTCTTATTCTTGAAGATGATATTGCACCAAAGTCAGAAATGATGCCCGTCGTAAAGAAAATACAACAGTTCCTTGAATCTAAAGAAGAACCGGCAATCGTCTTGCTTTCGGGATGGTTTTGGTATACAAAAAAAGAATTTTTTGCCGGTAATGCACTAGGAAGCCTGTATTCAGGCTTCCTCGCTCATTCATATATGCTGAATGCGAGAGGTGCAGAGTTGTTGCTTGCGCAAAAACCGTATTATGTTGCAGATGATTGGTACGAATTTAGAAAAAACTTTGGAATCAAGATGTATGGTCTGCTGTCTCACATTATAAATCAGCAATGGAATGGAAACTTTAAAAGCAACACGGACAGTCTTTCCATAAAATATGAGAAAGGGTTTATTTGTGCAAAACTTGCACTGCGTTTTAAAGGTCTTGCTCAAAAAATGCTTGCTTTAATAGGACATTATGAAGGAGTGGAGTGA
- a CDS encoding EpsG family protein translates to MTLMIPALFSYPKQISFNVMMFLFIPLFLLSAMRYDIGRDYDSYMIIFNNPEKMQVHEKGYMLLNNLAINYDLTLQAVIIIYAMFTSIFAFLFISENSKNKILSLFIFYTYTPFYLQTLNTLRQGLAIYIFMYATRFIRERKLFKYCFFILMAAFFAHSSVLVTLPLYFLLNRKYRTTTKMVLVGIFVGMSSLMHLIIKATPYAVYLLGSSGEGSFSPVFILDVLLCVVVVLFMVNNHEYIFYNIAFLSICILSMGIALNDSPIFVVVSRINEFFLPGLIIMIPSFIHKQKKYKEIGYYACILCFFCVFYFSILMNGVENQLVPYKTFFGVYHTGIFFDISMIVIAGMFSLFLLKITDSLQKNKIGNFFI, encoded by the coding sequence ATGACATTGATGATTCCTGCTCTTTTTTCTTATCCAAAGCAGATTTCTTTCAACGTAATGATGTTTCTTTTTATTCCTTTATTTCTTTTATCTGCTATGCGCTATGACATCGGACGTGATTATGATTCCTATATGATAATTTTTAATAATCCGGAGAAAATGCAAGTTCATGAAAAAGGATATATGCTGCTGAATAATTTAGCTATAAATTATGATCTCACTTTACAGGCTGTGATTATCATATATGCAATGTTTACTTCGATATTTGCCTTTCTTTTCATTTCAGAGAATTCTAAGAATAAGATACTTTCCCTATTTATTTTTTATACATATACGCCGTTTTATTTGCAGACTTTGAACACATTACGTCAGGGGCTTGCTATCTATATTTTTATGTATGCTACCCGATTTATCCGAGAAAGAAAACTTTTTAAATATTGTTTTTTTATATTAATGGCAGCATTTTTTGCACATAGTTCCGTTTTAGTAACATTACCGTTATATTTTTTATTGAACAGGAAATACAGGACAACAACAAAAATGGTTTTAGTCGGGATTTTTGTTGGTATGTCAAGCTTGATGCATTTGATTATAAAAGCAACTCCTTATGCTGTTTATCTTTTAGGAAGTTCGGGTGAAGGAAGTTTTTCACCTGTATTTATACTTGATGTGCTTTTATGTGTAGTGGTTGTACTTTTTATGGTAAATAATCATGAATATATTTTTTATAATATAGCTTTTTTAAGTATTTGCATTTTAAGTATGGGAATTGCATTGAATGATTCTCCTATATTTGTGGTTGTTTCAAGAATAAATGAGTTCTTTTTGCCTGGTTTGATTATTATGATTCCTTCTTTTATCCATAAGCAAAAAAAATATAAAGAGATAGGATATTATGCCTGCATTTTATGCTTTTTTTGCGTATTTTATTTTTCAATACTTATGAATGGTGTAGAGAATCAGCTTGTTCCTTATAAAACATTTTTTGGTGTTTATCATACTGGTATTTTTTTTGATATTTCTATGATAGTGATTGCGGGCATGTTTTCATTGTTTTTATTAAAAATTACCGATAGTTTGCAGAAAAATAAAATTGGAAACTTTTTTATTTGA
- a CDS encoding glycosyltransferase, with protein MTILFITAFPPNQKTAGQDYTRRLLNDLTEKGHSVSLIYADYPGHSIELDNRVNVISVIHPDFRNCLFHLRLHPFYTRRFNSKTLECIKSRSAHFDLLYFDFSQIHVYSLFVNHPNKVLMCHDVICQKFSRKGKVQLPWIKRCEKKLLSTANKIVTFSKKDSNVIKCEYGLDSVPVNFYLKNGQFDYCSSKITIYENTFCFYGAWNRAENTECLEWFFSEVYPNVRGNIEYVVIGGGMSKSLKNWLCAYKNVKCLGFVDNPVVEIAKCQALIAPLHKGAGVKVKVIDALSCGCSVIGTDIAFEGIEDNSENKLFYVADLPGEYADLLNQWKTVSAENKQAVADEFFLRYNKNHFTDLIESKKKADSLS; from the coding sequence ATGACCATCCTCTTCATCACCGCTTTTCCACCAAATCAAAAAACTGCCGGGCAGGACTATACTCGCCGGCTTCTGAATGATTTGACAGAGAAAGGGCATTCCGTTTCTCTTATATACGCAGACTATCCCGGTCATTCAATCGAGCTTGATAACAGAGTAAACGTCATTTCCGTTATACACCCGGACTTCAGAAATTGCCTTTTTCATCTTCGGCTTCATCCGTTCTATACACGGCGGTTTAATAGCAAAACGCTTGAATGTATAAAATCACGGTCTGCGCATTTTGACCTGTTGTATTTTGATTTTTCTCAGATTCACGTTTATTCGCTCTTTGTAAACCATCCGAACAAAGTCCTGATGTGTCACGATGTCATCTGTCAAAAATTTAGCAGGAAGGGAAAAGTTCAGCTTCCGTGGATAAAGCGTTGCGAAAAGAAGTTGCTTTCAACTGCAAATAAAATCGTTACGTTCAGTAAGAAAGATTCCAATGTGATAAAATGTGAATATGGACTTGATTCTGTTCCTGTGAATTTCTATCTGAAAAACGGACAGTTTGATTATTGTTCCTCAAAAATAACGATATATGAAAATACGTTCTGTTTTTACGGTGCCTGGAACCGCGCGGAAAATACAGAATGTCTGGAATGGTTCTTTTCTGAAGTGTATCCGAACGTCAGAGGTAATATTGAGTATGTGGTAATCGGCGGAGGAATGAGTAAGTCATTGAAAAATTGGCTTTGCGCTTATAAAAATGTAAAATGTCTTGGATTTGTTGATAATCCTGTGGTTGAGATTGCAAAGTGTCAGGCTTTGATTGCTCCGCTTCACAAGGGGGCTGGTGTAAAGGTAAAAGTCATAGATGCTCTTTCCTGCGGATGTTCTGTCATCGGAACGGATATTGCATTTGAAGGTATTGAGGATAATTCCGAAAACAAACTGTTTTATGTTGCGGATCTGCCGGGAGAGTATGCCGATTTATTGAATCAATGGAAAACAGTTTCCGCTGAGAACAAGCAGGCGGTGGCGGATGAATTTTTCTTACGATACAACAAGAATCATTTTACCGATTTAATAGAATCCAAGAAGAAAGCAGATTCATTATCCTAG
- a CDS encoding UDP-N-acetylmuramoyl-L-alanyl-D-glutamate--2,6-diaminopimelate ligase gives MQKRLSQLLTGFQHETAGGSSDPIITDICFDSRAVRAGSLFFALPGTHVHGNAFIAKAIARGAAAIVYQDDLPEDALRAAEERNNEAEAPVLVRVRDARFAMSPAADAFYDSPSEKLAVIGVTGTEGKSSTVSFIWQLLGLCGKKAGFISTVQYSLGDDAIANPEHQTTPEAPIVQRQLYEMVQNGCEYAVVESSSHGLSRKTNRLGDVRFDAGVFMNVTHEHLEFHGTHEQYKSDKANLFRALDAHDHLKTIGGTRRRVPAFGVVNLEDPAAAYFNDATEKTVYGFTTGGAAGKNADIPLPEIPAEIPRFSADRVAAKSDGIAFTANVPPSDTIRATAPDPVAVTAPLPGAFNVYNVLASLITVSTITGIPFARVAEKCPQLQPVKGRMTVIDKGQPFEVIVDYAHTPSSFETIFPPLRKRARNRIIVLFGSGGERDTKKRPEQGRIAARWCDVVILADEDPRAEDPAALLEMIAAGCRSAGKTEGNGLYVVPPRPQAIRKAFALAAEGDIVLLLGKAHENSIIYKDYTMPYDEIAEAEKALAEAGFTGRTGGGSV, from the coding sequence ATGCAAAAACGGCTTTCACAATTGCTCACCGGGTTTCAGCACGAAACGGCTGGCGGATCCTCGGATCCGATAATTACGGATATATGTTTCGATTCACGGGCGGTACGCGCGGGATCTTTGTTTTTCGCGCTGCCGGGAACGCACGTTCACGGCAACGCTTTTATAGCGAAAGCAATCGCACGAGGCGCGGCGGCAATCGTCTATCAGGATGATTTGCCCGAAGACGCACTGCGCGCCGCCGAAGAAAGGAACAACGAAGCGGAAGCACCGGTACTCGTCCGGGTACGGGACGCGCGGTTCGCCATGTCGCCCGCTGCGGACGCTTTTTACGATTCACCGTCGGAAAAACTCGCCGTTATCGGCGTAACCGGTACGGAAGGCAAAAGTTCAACCGTATCGTTTATCTGGCAGCTGCTCGGACTCTGCGGCAAAAAAGCGGGATTCATTTCCACCGTGCAGTACTCGCTCGGAGACGACGCGATAGCCAATCCCGAACATCAGACGACGCCGGAAGCACCCATCGTGCAGCGGCAGCTCTACGAAATGGTGCAAAACGGATGCGAGTACGCCGTCGTGGAGTCTTCTTCCCACGGCCTGTCCCGTAAAACGAACCGGCTCGGAGACGTCCGCTTCGACGCGGGCGTATTCATGAACGTTACGCACGAACATCTGGAATTTCACGGTACGCACGAACAATATAAAAGCGACAAGGCGAATCTGTTCCGCGCGCTCGACGCGCACGATCATCTGAAAACGATCGGCGGCACACGGCGCAGGGTTCCCGCGTTCGGCGTCGTCAATCTTGAAGACCCCGCCGCCGCTTATTTCAACGACGCCACGGAGAAAACCGTCTACGGGTTTACCACCGGCGGAGCGGCAGGCAAAAACGCGGATATTCCGCTGCCTGAAATTCCTGCCGAAATTCCCCGCTTTTCCGCAGACCGCGTTGCGGCAAAATCGGACGGAATCGCTTTTACCGCAAACGTTCCGCCCTCGGACACGATTCGGGCCACCGCACCCGACCCGGTCGCCGTAACAGCGCCGCTCCCCGGCGCGTTCAACGTATATAACGTACTCGCCTCGCTCATCACGGTGAGCACGATAACCGGCATTCCGTTTGCACGCGTTGCCGAAAAATGCCCGCAGCTGCAGCCGGTAAAAGGCCGCATGACCGTCATCGACAAAGGACAGCCCTTTGAAGTGATCGTGGATTACGCGCACACGCCGTCTTCGTTCGAGACCATTTTTCCGCCGCTCCGTAAACGCGCCCGGAACCGCATTATCGTACTGTTCGGCTCAGGCGGCGAACGCGACACCAAAAAACGCCCGGAACAAGGCCGCATCGCCGCACGCTGGTGCGACGTCGTCATTCTTGCCGACGAAGACCCGCGCGCAGAAGATCCGGCGGCGCTGCTCGAGATGATTGCGGCGGGCTGCCGCAGTGCGGGCAAAACCGAAGGAAACGGACTGTACGTCGTTCCGCCGCGCCCGCAAGCCATCCGCAAAGCGTTTGCCCTCGCCGCTGAAGGCGACATCGTTTTGCTGCTCGGAAAAGCTCACGAAAATTCAATTATATATAAAGATTACACCATGCCCTACGATGAAATCGCCGAAGCGGAAAAAGCGCTTGCCGAAGCGGGCTTCACCGGCAGGACGGGCGGAGGTTCAGTGTGA
- a CDS encoding D-alanine--D-alanine ligase family protein: MKIAVIYGGKSGEHEVSLVSAASIVRNINTAKHDIILIGIAKSGKWFLQNETECERVRADAHAALTVAEDADALVSIVPGGGTEGLRTKKGTLPVDVVFSVLHGTYGEDGTIQGLLDMTGIPYTGCSTASSALTMDKEKTKQIWRESRLPVLPHVCLKQRDRVNGNGESLQKLMRQAETEFGYPLFVKPCGTGSSVGASKVSKETELEAAVAEAFRWDDKILIEPAIDAREIECSVTGNSVSGGEVTAYTPGEIKPSHTFYDYDAKYTDPNGAKLCIPADLSAEQLDVVRKTAVKAYETLDCSGLSRVDFFIDRKTGNLYLNEINTMPGFTSISMFPKMCEAAGLSYADLVELIITEGLDRYKARRALKTSRN, translated from the coding sequence GTGAAAATTGCAGTCATATACGGCGGAAAATCGGGTGAACACGAAGTGTCTCTCGTTTCCGCCGCGTCGATCGTGCGGAACATAAATACCGCGAAACACGATATCATTCTGATCGGTATAGCCAAATCGGGAAAATGGTTTCTTCAGAATGAAACCGAATGCGAACGGGTACGCGCCGACGCGCACGCCGCGTTAACCGTTGCCGAAGATGCCGACGCGCTTGTCAGCATCGTGCCCGGAGGCGGCACGGAAGGGCTGCGCACTAAGAAAGGCACGCTGCCGGTCGACGTCGTGTTTTCGGTACTGCACGGCACGTACGGTGAAGACGGAACCATTCAGGGCCTGCTCGACATGACCGGCATTCCGTATACCGGATGCAGCACCGCTTCCAGCGCGCTGACGATGGACAAGGAAAAAACCAAGCAGATTTGGCGTGAATCCCGGCTGCCGGTGCTGCCGCACGTCTGTCTTAAACAGCGCGACCGTGTGAACGGAAACGGCGAATCGCTGCAGAAACTGATGCGGCAGGCCGAAACGGAATTCGGCTATCCGCTGTTCGTAAAACCGTGCGGAACCGGCAGTTCTGTCGGCGCCTCCAAAGTGTCAAAAGAAACGGAACTTGAAGCCGCCGTTGCCGAAGCGTTCCGCTGGGACGACAAAATTCTTATCGAACCGGCTATAGACGCGCGCGAAATCGAATGTTCGGTTACCGGCAACAGCGTCAGCGGCGGTGAAGTAACCGCCTATACGCCGGGAGAAATAAAACCTTCGCACACGTTCTACGACTACGACGCAAAATATACCGATCCGAACGGAGCCAAACTGTGCATTCCGGCGGATCTGTCGGCGGAACAGTTGGACGTCGTCAGGAAAACGGCAGTCAAAGCGTATGAAACGCTCGACTGCAGCGGACTTTCGCGCGTCGATTTCTTTATCGACCGCAAAACGGGAAATCTGTATCTGAACGAAATCAACACGATGCCCGGATTCACGTCGATCAGCATGTTTCCCAAAATGTGCGAAGCGGCGGGACTTTCTTACGCCGATTTGGTGGAATTGATCATCACCGAAGGTCTCGACCGCTATAAAGCGCGCCGCGCGCTTAAAACGAGCAGGAACTGA
- the murD gene encoding UDP-N-acetylmuramoyl-L-alanine--D-glutamate ligase, with product MAEKQRETEPHEYPAGCAFKSLQDIAGKRVTVMGLGLNGGGEASVRFFLKHGAYVTVTDMKTPAQLQPTIDALTPESLAYPDKLRYVLGKHEIADFADADVVIKNPGVKFENNAYLAAAKSIETDVSVFLRFTQAPIIAVTGSKGKSSTVSAIHYGLCAAGFEAFLGGNITVSPLTFLDKTDGTTPVVLELSSWQLADLRGRRLLKPHVAVLTKIVPDHQNWYGSMEKYVADKKLIYADQDASCWTVCAADDEWGDAFAAETNGTVLRYGGGKLPAAECGAWIGKNGKGYVRLPAARFSGGRFADGEPHEVLDTLAVPGSHMKTNALNAALVMSLLGVAPEQTETILARWPGIQHRLEYFHTWQLPGAKGRSVKFYNDSAATVPEAAAAASQAFGKPVHLLCGGTDKNLDFLPLARTLRSQPPASVYALAGTGTDKLLPLLKASDIRYEGPFESLAQLLSALKRNLQQTAASGTDREQIVVFSPGATSFGMFSNEFDRGCRFKNAVAELFG from the coding sequence ATGGCTGAAAAACAGCGTGAGACGGAACCGCATGAATATCCGGCAGGATGCGCGTTCAAATCGCTTCAAGACATCGCGGGAAAACGCGTCACCGTTATGGGGCTCGGCCTGAACGGCGGCGGCGAAGCGTCCGTACGTTTTTTTCTGAAACACGGCGCGTACGTTACCGTTACCGATATGAAAACGCCCGCGCAGCTGCAGCCGACCATAGACGCGCTCACGCCCGAGTCGCTCGCCTATCCCGACAAACTGCGGTACGTTCTGGGCAAGCACGAAATTGCGGATTTTGCGGATGCCGACGTCGTCATAAAAAATCCGGGCGTCAAATTTGAAAACAACGCGTATCTGGCCGCGGCAAAATCGATAGAAACCGACGTGTCCGTTTTTCTGCGTTTTACGCAAGCGCCGATTATCGCCGTTACCGGCAGCAAAGGCAAATCTTCAACCGTAAGTGCGATTCATTACGGATTGTGTGCGGCCGGGTTTGAAGCGTTTTTGGGCGGCAACATTACCGTCAGCCCGCTCACCTTTCTCGATAAAACCGACGGAACGACTCCGGTCGTGCTCGAACTGTCAAGCTGGCAGCTCGCCGATTTGCGCGGACGGCGGCTGCTCAAACCGCACGTGGCCGTGCTCACGAAAATAGTTCCCGATCATCAGAATTGGTACGGCTCGATGGAAAAATACGTCGCCGATAAAAAACTGATTTACGCGGATCAGGACGCGTCGTGCTGGACGGTCTGCGCCGCGGACGACGAGTGGGGCGACGCGTTCGCTGCGGAAACGAACGGAACGGTACTGCGGTACGGCGGCGGAAAGCTGCCTGCAGCCGAATGCGGCGCCTGGATCGGAAAAAACGGAAAAGGATACGTCAGACTGCCCGCCGCGCGTTTTTCCGGCGGCCGATTCGCCGACGGCGAACCGCACGAAGTTCTGGATACGCTCGCCGTCCCCGGCAGCCATATGAAAACGAACGCGCTCAACGCAGCGCTCGTCATGTCTTTGCTGGGAGTAGCGCCGGAACAGACCGAAACGATCCTCGCGCGCTGGCCCGGCATTCAGCACCGGCTTGAATATTTTCACACATGGCAGCTCCCCGGCGCAAAAGGTCGTTCGGTAAAGTTTTACAACGATTCCGCCGCCACGGTTCCCGAAGCGGCCGCAGCGGCTTCACAGGCGTTCGGCAAGCCGGTGCATCTGCTCTGCGGCGGAACGGATAAAAACCTCGATTTTCTGCCGCTTGCCCGAACGCTCCGGTCACAGCCGCCGGCGTCCGTGTACGCGCTGGCCGGAACCGGAACGGACAAGCTGCTGCCGCTGCTCAAGGCGAGCGACATCCGGTACGAGGGACCGTTTGAATCACTCGCGCAGCTGCTCTCCGCGCTGAAACGCAATTTGCAGCAAACCGCCGCCTCCGGCACGGATCGGGAACAGATCGTCGTCTTTTCTCCCGGCGCGACGTCGTTCGGCATGTTCAGCAACGAATTCGATCGCGGCTGCCGGTTCAAAAACGCGGTCGCGGAACTGTTCGGCTGA